From the Hoplias malabaricus isolate fHopMal1 chromosome 13, fHopMal1.hap1, whole genome shotgun sequence genome, the window CAGACGTTGAGTGTATGTCATGTATCCGTGTGTGCCATGTGTGAGGAGCCTGTTCACacttaaaaacactttcttccTTCTTTCTGTGATGTTCTGTCTTGACCATGTTGGGAAACAAATCTTTGCATACTACAAATACACATGAAATGAGGCAGTAATATCTGACACTCTTCAGtgcttgaacacacacacacacagctcatccTCCATTTGAAAGTCTCCTTGGCAACatcaatttctaatttaccttgagaaagaaagtgtgtgtacCTGAGAGAAGAATAAACGCAGCAAACAGGTACTTCACAGATAATGTACTTGGACTCAAGGCATGTGGGCTTTGAAATATACGTCTGTTTTTAGATGCACAAATGTTCCAACCCAGTGCGGCATGTAAACTCAAAGCCACCAATTTATACCAACCAGCCATAGCATTAAAACCACTTCCTTAATATCCTGTAGGCCCCTTTATAGCCAGCTGAGGCATGGACTCCTATAGGCCTCTAAAGGTGACATCGAGTCATCAGTAATCAACTTGTCGTCATATCATTTGCAAGGTGTGGCTTCCATGGATCAGACTTGTTTTTCCAGCACGTCCCACTGATCCTGGTCCGGGGAATTTGGAGACAAGAGTCCATTCCTTAACAATTTCTGCAGTAAGGCAGGGTGCATTCTCCCGCTGAAAGAGGCTAATGCCGTGAAGCAATGCTGTTGTCATGAAGGGGTGTACTTGGACTGCTATAATGTTTATATAGGTGTTACATGTCAATGTGACATCCATGTAAAGGCCAAAACCCAAGGTTTCCCTGCAGAACAATGCCCATTGCTGATGTTGCTTTTGAAGGCAATTTGAAACCCTGTAGTGAGTGACGCAACAGGGAATagtgttattttcttttcctcaCTACACATAACAGTTGACCTGGTCAGAACTAGCAGGGCAGAAATTTCCCAAACTCAAGTGAAAAATGTGGGACCTTATGCCAATGTTCATACTAAATGCTCTTTTAATATGACACATTCTACTGCGAGTGTTTGTCTACAGACAAGCATCCACACACCAattcccatttactgtattgttTTTCAAGACTTCAAGCTTTGTACTGGTCATATACATCATGCCAAAACACATGCCATATTATCTGGGATGCACTGGAGGGTAAGCACACCTTTTAATGCCTTCACTCTGCATTAACAGAATTTAAAAGACCAAAAACAGGAATAACCTAGGTCTATATCAACATGTGTGCAGCTGCAGTTACTGGTTCGTCACATTCTCCCACACCTCACTCCACAGCTCACCAAATACGAACAGCCACAAATACCACAGGGAACTCTTTTCCCTGTATTCAAGGGTTAAATATTCAATCTTATTTTAGTACGGTAACTAGCCGCCCAGGCAAGTGTCAAATAATCATTGGCtctgatttctttacagtgtCAATGATAGCAACCAGGGGTTGTGATGTTTACACTACAAATACTCAGCTTTTAGAGGATACAATGTAGCTCTTCTCACCACTGATGTTCAAATCAAACCCCTATTAGTGATACAAAAAGCatggaattccacattaagCTATATGTTGGTTTGGGATTGTTGTGATTGTGTATGTGACTGTGTGGTTCAAGAGCTTCTTGAGCTGCACTCCATACTGTCAGCCAAGAACATTGGAGGAGGGGgtataaggtgtgtgtgtgtgtgtacctagggcacacacacacactaatcctCTTACTCTTAGTCTGAGCTCAGTTGGTTCACGACTGCTGCTGCCAACCTCATCTACCTCCTGCCTTCACCCAACCCCatgccttgtgtgtgtatgtgtgttagtgtgtgtgtggggcatggatgtgtgtgtgcttgcgcTCCTTAATTTACTGGTGTTCATTAGATAAGACATAAGATGTGTCCTGTGGAGGAGCCGGAAACCAAGGCAACAGCATTCTACTCTCAGTTccgttgtgacatcacaaaggaGGGAGGCGGTTGCCGGGGAAACGGCAGCATGTTCTTGATAAACATAGGCTCAGTGGTTTCCATGCTTTTGATTGCCTCTCCTAGAGAATTTACATACACAAATATCAAATGTGGGTGAATCCAAAGTAATAATTCAACAGGGTTGAGATTCTCTCggtagagttttttttttttggacaggaATACATGGACATGGCCAACTCTGGTGTTCTTTTCCTTTCAGAGCTTTCAAAACTGGCAGAATGCTGAATGGTGATAGCAGACTGTATAGTTTGAGAGACTCAGAGAATGTGCTATTTTCCCCACACACCTAGAGTGAACAAAGTTAATGACCTCCTAAATCTCAACTCACTCCTGTTTAGGCTTATGGGCTCCTCCAAGCATCAGAAGTTGTGGGCACAGTTGTGTGGTTCCAGGTCTACGACATGTTTCTCCTGTGATATGACGTTATGATATGAACCAATGAAAAAAATGACCTTTTTGGCATTCTGACCCATAGTCGTTTCCAGAGTATATAATTCCACCAAGTGCAGCACTGTGGCGCCTTGATTCCAATTCCCATTAGAGTCACTGATGTGAATAAAAAAGTTACAGAGGACTCTAGAGACTCCAGCCTGTCTGAGTTGAGCTCTTTAGCAGTGACAGAGGACCATTGGAGAGGGACACTCAGGCAAGAGTACtctaaaattacaaataaatatgaattgAATGGTCCAATTTTACTGTAGGCCAGTGAATATAAGGCTACACTACATCTACAGAAACCCTTTATGACCAGTGACACAAACCTACATACGTACTACCAAGAACTTACTACAAGTTTGCATTTGCCAAATGTCAAGTGGACAGAACATCTAGATCAGATGTTACAGAGATTGGTACATTTCTGAAATGCATTAGTCTCATTATAGCTACTTTATTGAGTCAAAGGACATCTGTACCTTCTATCAGTGATGTAAAGCTGATAATACGACGTCGTCTGAACACGACATTGTCCATGACATGAAATCACTTGTTCAGGAGGCACTGAAACCAGTCGTTTACAACAAGGCTGTTTAGATGCAGAGAATGGTGCTGTGGTTTTTGATCCATGTAGCATTTTTACCAAAGTGTctactttaaagaaacactaggtaagatttgggattTCTCCTCCCTCCTAGGGCTCCCCcaagtgtaattcatttttacagcactgtactgaaatcattgGAGAGGGGAAAGGAGgaggagtggtttcctaccctcctccaaaagttacaaagtGCAGCTTCTGCAGTCCTGAGCCCAGAGTGAGCAAATACAGAGTACTTATCTCTCTACTAGAggtcagtaaagcatcacagtgatgcttatgctgtcattttaaggtcaaaatattacatagttttCTTTAAAGGGATTTTAATTTAACTGCATATGAACCTATGTCACATCATCTGTAATATATCACTGTCATATACACAGTCAGGTGTGTCATTCACCCAAAAACTGTCATGGCACAACACGACAGAGCTGTTATAACATGTGGAATAAAGCAGTCTTTATAACAGACAGGGCCCACAGCaataagcctttataaatgTGTACCTACATTTATGATTGATGTCAGATGTTAAGATGTGCCGATGTAGACTTCTTACCAGTGGCATACAGTAtattcaaaatacaaaatataatgtttttaatattcgctgcttctttgtttttgtagctgtgtcagaaaagcgTCAACGATATAAGGAGCAATAAATAGTCCTCTGTAAAGCAAGTTCACatatctgtacatttttaatgagCCGTAATCTGACAGGATGTACGACCATAAAAGTCTCATAAATAGAACAACAACTGTGAGAAACCCATTTTACAAAGAtgagatcagacacagctgactgcaagggtgtgtgttttttgttgtgtgtgtgtgtgtttgtgtttgctggCTTGTTTTCTACATGAGGATGCAGCTCTTGGCTCTGTCCTTCCTCAGAGTGGGGGAGGGTTCCAGGGGCATGGCTCGTGTGCTGATTGGCAGCAGGGGCTGGTGGGAAATGCGTTTGAGGGCACGGCGGGACGAGCTTCGTTTGAGTCCAGGGGCCGGTCGTCTGACTGAGGCGAGGGTGGTGATGTGAAAAACGTCCCGcacactgtttacacacatCCGCGCTGAACACTCCACGTATGCCACTGCTCCCAGCTCCCTCGCCTGCAGACTGccctgacagagagagagagagagagatggttacAGAGGAAACAtcagaaaaaggaaattgatgTTATCATATAAAATGATTCAAGTACGCTCATCACCTACATTCTCATCAAAGCACAAGAAAGACACCTAGAAAAACGTTTTAGCTAAATACtgtacattaattcattatctgtaagcgcttatccagttcagggtcgcgatgggtccagagcctacctggaatcattgggtgcaaggcgggaatacaccctggagggggcgccagtccttcacagggcaacacagacacacctacggacacttttgagtcgccaatccacctaccaacgtgtgtatttttggacagtgggaggaaacccacacggacacagggagaacacaccaactcctcacagacagtcacccagagcgggaatcgaacccacaacctccaggtgactgtgacactacctgctgcgccaccgtgccgccctaaatacTGTACATATTACAATATATCATTTATCTATAATTAATCTGAGAATGTTGTATATGAACAGGACATTCTCAAATGTGggcctcaaaaaaaaaaaaaaccaaacaaacatgcAGGAAGCAAATAGGTGTGGTCTAGCTTAAATTTTAGTGTGATGCTGtcaaggattggcgccccctccagggtgtgttcctgccttgcgcccaatgattctgggtaggctccagacccaccgcgaccctgaagtggataagcggttacagataatgaatgaatgacgcTGTAAATTTCAGTGCAGTGATATAGAAATCTATGTTTAAAAGTCTCACAAGATGCAACTGCACAGAAAAGTGTGtctactttaaaatgtaaataaatagtgTACCTAAggaattaaaaacaacaattttTAATCCATGAACCCTTCTACCCGGCCTTACTCTGTCACTCTTTCTTCTAGTGTTATGTAGTTCGTTATGGCTGAACAATTCATCATACAAAAACAGAAATTGAATTTTTGCCCTCTGTGAGTAAAGTGACCGCAACAGGACACAATTAATGCATTTCGTTTAACAGCAGCCACTCTGTCACTGCATTCACACGAGTGTAAAGAACAATCTTAATGGCCTTTCTGTTCCAGTGTGTCTGAGGACATCAGGCAATGTCTGACACCTTATAGATGAAGATtaaaatctctctttctctctctccctctctttcatacacacacacacacacacacacacacatcctatcagtgaagctgataagcCTCATAGCAGGAAGCTTAAACAGGACTGTAACTATATATCTTTGTTCTTcagacatttgtgtgtgtgtgtgtgtgtgtgtcggagGGGGAGAGAATAGAGTGGTATAGAGAAAGCAAGATCATGCATCGGAAAGCAGTTGTCACAAGAAATATGGGCAGTGTCATGACATATATACTTGGTTGAGTGCATATAAACACAAATTCAGTCCTCTCtctactgctgtgtgtgtgtgcgcttgttCATATGTCAAGGTTTTTGAACAAGATGAGCACAAGAAGAGATTTGATTAAAGTGAGTGGAATTCTAGAGAAGTTTATTCCAGTTTaaaactgtttctctctctctctctctctctctctctctctctctctctctctctctctctctctctctctctctctctctctctctctctctctctctctctctctctctctctctctctctctctctctctctctctctctctctctctctctctctctctctctctctctctctctctctctctctctctcacacacacacacacacacacacacacacacacacacagcccaaagCCTGTGATATCTGGCTGCGTTTGTTCATCAAAGTCTTCCATGGTTTTATTATTCCTTTGGTTTTGCTAAATCCCAGGCATGAATATTAAACACTCTTAACCTCCAAATAGAACCTAACACTACAGTCTGTCAACTCCTCTCACACTGTGACTCTTAgtacactgagtgtgtgtgtgtgtgtgtgtgtgtgtgtgatatctcTGGTGAGCCCCTCTGCTCTAGCTGTGTAAACAGTAATATTGCAGGTGATACTTTCTTTCTGCAcagttctttctgttttttaccCCCTCTCATCCCTACACTCTTACTGCTGTCTTCTCATTTCTCTGGCAagcgagagtgtgagagagtgagtgagggagggagggaggaagacagagggacagagtaTGTGAGaaagagcaagtgagagagtaggaaacgtgtgtgtgtgtgtgtgtgtgtgtgtgttcttaccTGTTCGTGTGTGACGGGGATGAGGCGCTGTTTGGACAGTTCTCGTAACGTGTTGACGTCTGTTCTCATATCAAGCTTACAGCCCACCAGGACTAGTTTAGCATTAGGACAGTATTCATGAGCCTCAGCCTgccactgataaacacacacacacacagtattagATATACAGACACTCATATGTcctttattaatacatttatttgctGTGAGCTTAGTAATAAACTTTCTTAATAAACTCTTGTTTGACTTTTGTTGGTCTCTTCATCATGAAAAGTTCATATAATGTGAAGTGTAGCTAGTCCTTAATAAAAAccatttaaacaacaaaaaggTATGTTCCAACTTAGATGACGCTGTGTGGTTCTGTGCAAAAGTCAAACACTAAATATAGTGAATTTAAGTAATAAATGATAGTTAAGTTACGCATTTTAAGGAGATATTTCTCAGGAGAACGAATCCTGCAAGACATGTTTTTATTGACAGAAGGAAgatttttgtaataaaaaaagtaCAGACTTGCACTTACGGATACAGacttcaaataaaatatattttacaccctggagggggcgccaatccttcacagggcaacacacacattcactcacacctacagacactttggagtcgccaatccacctaccaacatgtgtttttggactgtgggaggaaacccacgcggacacagggagaacacacccaactcctcacagacagtcacccggagtgagaatcgaacccacaacctccaggcccctggagctgtgtgactgcgacactacctgcgatACTACCTTAACTTGTAACCTGTTTGCAATGTTTTCCTactgaacagtgagtgtagactgAATGGATCTGTAGTTAATTATGTAACTGTCTCTGAAACAATTAGTATTAGACATTAACTCTGAAGTTAATCTGTGAATTACTATGTTGCTTTAAGTCAGTTTGATATATTCGTCCGTGGTGGTACAATACAAACACAATTTATCTCTGTGTAAAAGGAAAATTGcatgttgttgtgttttccaACTGAATTACTTTGTTTAAAGGTCAGAAAATGTAGTGATAACCACACGGAATGTTCAGATGTTTTCCAGTGACATAAAACAAAGCTAAGATGAAGGCAGTGTGAAATTTGCACAAAGACATTTTGCTCAAAAAATGTCTTTTATCCTGGCCCTGACCAGTGGCTTTTCACCGAACACAGCACCGGCAAAAGGCATGGAAACAAGGCCACTGTCTGTGGCTCTATAGCTGTTGAACACTGCTATGCCAGTTATGCCACTGTTCTCCTGTAGCTGAATGTGTTCAACCATCCATCAGCACATCCCAAATGACCTTTGGCCCCTAAAACCATCGCTCATGCTCCGGTCACAGCTCAGCATCCCTCAGAATTCCATACTGCTTACATTCCTGACCCCACCCACGTGGGAGGGGTCAGTACACAGTTCAGGATCCGGGCTGTGGGCCGCAAGTTTACAATAACCCATATTttgaaaagtatttaaaaattaCAAAGTCTGTTTGTTggagatatatttttaaatctattCTAATAGTTTTggcattttgtcatttttaaaaaaatagttaCCTTTCAAAATGACTTCTACTTTTTGGATGAAAGGTGGCAAAATACTTCAATAAAACTATTCCAGTATCTGGTggtctatatatatttattcatttttatttatttatttatttgtttagttgcAGGGGTGGGGGTTGTGGTGTTTCTAAGTGTTTTAATGGTTAAAAATGCACTGCATTGTTGACTTCCATCATAGTGTGTTTGAAGCTGAGTGTCTGAACAGACGAATTTCTAGACACTGAGGTGATGTGAGAACACATCAGAGACTCTTGAGGAAGAGTCACTGAGAAGATACCCATTACACAACATACAGTCTTAAGCCCAAAGCTAGGCATAACAACTATTAAACCTCGAAAGTGTGGGAATGTCCCCACACCACTGCATTTACGGCTGATACAAGAGACCACACACAGCAACCCCCACCCCTTCACCCtcctcgcacacacacacacacacacacactctctcacacaaacctGTACATCCTTAAATCCACTATCACACCCTGTGTATACCACATCCTTGTTGACCTTTATCCAGAGTAAAACAGCAGTTTCAATTAATCCACCAAACGTACACAAGACAAACAAAAACCTTCATGGTTTCCGTCAATGGGATAGAGTGCTCTCCATTAACAATAATGACCTTAATCAgctttttccatttaaaataatgtttcatTATAAGGCCATCTCCATCTACGGCACGACTGGgttatattttcatttcaatTGTTAAACTATTTGTTAGCTTTAATAAGCATTTAGTTAGAGGACCAATAATGAACCAAGCTTTAAATCGCCCCTTGGCTGTGATTATGCAGTGGACTAACACAGTGTTCTAGCTCATATTTGCAATGCAGAACACAAGTCTAGaacattttctttaatattttaaccATTATGCTTTACATAATTAATTACAGTTACATAAAGAATCCATTAAGTAGCAGAATAGTAGCTAACATTTACAACAATAGTTAAAATAGTAGTAGCATTATCAGTAAAATAGACCAGCCTCGTATAaaatttgaaaaacattttccaaaaaaaacccaaataataataactgtgttcagctccacctCAAGTAGAGATGACGTGTCTCTGTACTAAAATACAACGAAACATGTCTGTCTTCTGTCCCCACCACATGGTGACACTCTCCTCATCCCACTCTTATAATGTAGGATAAAATCTCTCACTGCATTCCACCACACTGCATTTGTCTCCTTGCCATATGGGTGTTTCTCTGTCATTATGAATATGTAACAAAAAATGATGCAGCACTCTTCAGTGCCCCTCGCAACAGTCCCTCCCACTTCACTACATTTTTCAAAGTTTAAGCAGATGTAGAGTTAGCTGAAGCTAGGGGGTGTAGTTACCCTTTAAAAACACTGACTTTCCTCAAAACAAAATGTCACCcataacatttttaatcaaatgtCATTCAGATATGGCATCAGTCAAAGGTTTAGAATCTGCACTTTTACGAATAAAATTACCCACTTGTTTCAATGAGCTACTGATTAAATTTGTGTAAAATGGCATGCTGTTGTTGACGGTGGACATAACTGCATCTTCTGAAGGTTACTGTAGAAGATGGTGCTCATTTCTGTAGGGAGTCTTGCTAATAATTCTTAAGCAGACAGGGAAGAAGAACTAAAGAGAAGAAGAACAGGAAGATTGATGAAGAGTCAGACCTTCTTTGGGACGCTGTCCAGAGTCTCAGGTCGGCTGATGTCAAAACAGATGAGGACGGCATCTGAGTCCGGGTATGCTAGTGGCCGCACATTATCATAGTAGGAAgagcctgcacacacacacacacacacacacacacacacacacacacacacacacacatttaataaatgtttttattctttaatgTTCTATTCTTTATTTACGGAATCATTGGAAACATTCTCAAAAACCTCTGCTTTAGCGAATTTTTTACCACAATTATCCTCTAGAGTGTGCTGTATATGAGACATATCAATAAGAGTAAATGACAATAGAATTTTCAACAATATATTTGTGACTTCACTGTGGTGCTATGAAACATGGATCCGGAGGCTCGGGCCAAAACTATTTTGTTTGAAGGgatagaagaaccacttctgGTTCCGTAAACAACTTTTTAATGAACACCACTTTttaaaagaaccatttttgtgtTTCACGTGTATTAAGGAAATATTTTCAGAGATCATAATATGCTGTATTTTCCATGCCTCTTAGACTTAGATATGAGAGTGATATATTGAAGTATATCATCAGTACAGACCCATAGCAGATGCAGCATGTGGTATAACTGCTGAGGCAAATATACTGGACGTAATAATatctatatttaataattaaggcAGACGTATGTAAGTAACCTCACAGTTATCTCCCCTTTATGGTGCTTATTTCAAAAATCTGTCCTGCCTGAAACACTTATTATAGCTTCAGAAGGAATACGCATCTGAAGGTCAAATGGGATGTATGTAAATGATTGGGTTCATGTCTTTACCAAAGTATTCAGAACAGGCTGTGCCCAAACTTTCGCATATAATTCTATACATAAAAGGTATAATCTGTTCTGAGAAAGGTGAAGTTTTGACTCCAATttatgtgtatgaatgtgtgtgtgtgtgtgtgtatgagaggacTGTAGGCCAATAAAATGATGCAGAAGAAATAAAAGACGATCGCTCCTGTAGTAAGCTCACTGAGAGAGGGGTCAGTTTAATTCCACCTCAGGACAGACAGTGAAgatggatggagagagggaCAGCACGAAGGAGAAGAAAGGTGAGAACACTGGTCAGCACTGCAGCAATGAGACCAAAAggggggagagatagagagagagaggtagagagagagtaTAAAAGACAGTGTGAGAAAGATGTTAGTTTTTGAGAAATACTTATGATTCAAGGCATTTAATAAGCCTCTCCTTTTAGGACAAATCTCTTCAAGTCTTTGCCTGTAGCCTCATGTTCTGATCCACCGCACAGGTATAGAGTGGAATATCAAATGCCTGGCCACTCAGCTGGACTCACTGAGGTCTGACCATACTCTAAATGTGCACTGCCCACAAAGTGTGAAGATACTTAGCTTTCTGAGAATCCGTTTAGTCGGAGGAGTAATGGAACATTTGTAGTTGTTATCGTTTTAtgtaacaaaaataattaatatcatttattttaacatgACTGCGGCCTAATctgtttttactgtaaaataagctggttttttttgtatgtttctttaaatgtctTATGTAAATGATCCCTAATATGATTTGCTGCCCTGTACTGTATGTCAATTTGAATGGACTAAGCTGCTGTAAAAAACAGCAGATAACCTTCAGAGGGGCGttacggtggcacagcagacagtgtcattgtcacacagctccagagacctttctgtgaggagtgtggtgtgctctccctgtgtctgcgtgagtttcctccgggtgactgtctgtgaggagtttggtgtgttctccttgtgtctgcgtgggtttcctccgggtgctccagtttcctcccacagtccaaaaacacacgttggtagatggactggtgtctcaaaagtgtccgtaggtgtgagtttgtgtgtgtatgtgtgagtctgcgtcaccctgttaaggactggcgccccctccagggtgtgttcccgtcttgtgcctagtgattccaggtagactctggacccaccaccaccctgaactggataagtgttacagataatgaatgaatgtaatgggTTCAGACCTGCCTTTATTTTTTAGTTCAGACTCTGGACTTAAAGATCATTCAAAAAGCTAAACTGCATAACATTGTCTCCATTTaacatttgattttcattgtttgtttgCGGCTGTACATATTTCTAGGGATTGCGTGGATAAATCCCCTCTTTGGCTGACTGCCTCTAAGGAGTTTGGtgggtatgttctccctgtgtctgtgtgggtttcctccacatgCCCTATCTAGGGTGTGATCTTGCTTTATGCTCTATGATTCTGGGTAGCCTATAGACCCATCGCGACCATGAACAGGATGacgcagttacagaagatgaatgaatgaatgaataagaagCTAGCCACTACCTCTTTTCAATCTGCTCTTAACACCCTCCCCTGAAGATGCTCAGTATGCTTGAAGGCGAATGACTGCCCAGTTCTGCAATGTTACACAGATGTCTGGATTGATTAGCACCACACTGACTGATGG encodes:
- the rnd2 gene encoding rho-related GTP-binding protein RhoN; amino-acid sequence: MSGAVSPALPCQRALVVIVTERGEFQALMEGQGSRCKIVVVGDTQCGKTALLHVFAKDCYPESYVPTVFENYTASFEIDKHRIELNMWDTSGSSYYDNVRPLAYPDSDAVLICFDISRPETLDSVPKKWQAEAHEYCPNAKLVLVGCKLDMRTDVNTLRELSKQRLIPVTHEQGSLQARELGAVAYVECSARMCVNSVRDVFHITTLASVRRPAPGLKRSSSRRALKRISHQPLLPISTRAMPLEPSPTLRKDRAKSCILM